In the Caldilineales bacterium genome, one interval contains:
- a CDS encoding DUF1858 domain-containing protein, whose protein sequence is MTTPALTELTVAELLARWPQAIPVFLRRQMACVGCTMSPFETLADVTAVYGIPLPGFVGE, encoded by the coding sequence ATGACGACCCCTGCTCTGACCGAATTGACCGTGGCCGAGCTGCTGGCGCGCTGGCCGCAGGCCATCCCTGTATTCCTGCGCCGCCAGATGGCCTGCGTAGGCTGCACCATGTCGCCCTTCGAGACCCTGGCCGACGTCACCGCCGTCTACGGCATCCCCCTGCCCGGCTTTGTGGGCGAATAA